The Ischnura elegans chromosome 1, ioIscEleg1.1, whole genome shotgun sequence genome contains a region encoding:
- the LOC124164267 gene encoding methyltransferase-like protein 17, mitochondrial isoform X2: MKPVQLPNSIVNAIVSVLKDQPIKALLTDALALRKYLYTRKPPVESMELKARQLEYAQEIESEDKIDVTSLTEEEQERLMQVRGTKLKNLLAQRMYVWKNIDYDDYMSKKYLIARSAANYAVLMKVFNELKVKDPSFCPKTLLDFGSGVGTVTWATRSSWNTVKEYFCVDKSSHMNDLADLILRGGDINNELPSAGFFFRQFLPTSQTLKYDLVVSAFSLLDLPTSNNRLQTVMNLWNKTSGYMVLIEDGTMAGSRVINEARDFLLEFGNSSKNIANVALHIVAPCPHDLPCPKVKTKKPCTFPVQFLTLPIGQGEENKATLFSYLVIKKGIRPEDDLQWPRLVQPVLVRSKHTICRACCSNGQLQEIIFTSSKHGKFMYHCARSSKWGDLLPVKVSVNESEE, encoded by the exons ATCAACCTATCAAAGCATTATTGACTGATGCTTTAGCATTAAGAAAGTATTTGTATACCCGGAAGCCACCAGTGGAATCTATGGAGTTGAAAGCAAGACAGTTAGAATATGCTCAAGAAATAGAATCAGAGG ATAAAATTGATGTGACATCATTGACTGAGGAAGAGCAAGAACGATTGATGCAGGTTAGGGGaacaaaattaaagaatttattaGCTCAAAGAATGTatgtttggaaaaatattgattatgatGATTACATGAGTAAGAAATATCTGATTGCTAGAAGTGCAGCTAATTATGCTGTTCTCATGAAAGTTTTCAATGAGCTGAAAGTTAAGGATCCATCATTCTGTCCTAAAACACTACTTGATTTTGGATCAGGAGTAGGAACTGTGACATG GGCTACAAGAAGCTCATGGAATACTGTTAAGGAATATTTTTGTGTGGATAAATCTAGTCATATGAATGATCTGGCTGACTTAATCCTTCGAGGTGGTGATATAAATAATGAACTACCTTCTGCTGGATTTTTTTTCCGGCAGTTCCTTCCAACTTCACAAACG TTGAAGTATGACCTGGTTGTCTCTGCCTTCTCTCTTTTGGACCTGCCCACATCAAATAACAGGCTGCAAACAGTAATGAACCTATGGAATAAAACTAGTGGGTACATGGTTTTAATTGAAGATGGCACTATGGCTGGTTCAAGG GTTATTAATGAAGCTCGTGATTTCCTCCTGGAGTTTGGAAATAGCtcaaaaaatatagcaaatgttGCTCTTCATATTGTTGCACCT TGTCCCCATGATCTCCCATGCCCCAAGGTTAAAACGAAAAAGCCATGCACTTTTCCTGTTCAGTTCTTAACTCTTCCTATTGGACAAGGTGAAGAAAACAAAGCAACCTTATTTTCATATCTAGTGAtaaaaaaag GCATCAGGCCAGAAGATGATTTACAATGGCCAAGGCTAGTTCAACCAGTTCTTGTGAGATCGAAGCATACCATCTGTCGAGCATGTTGTTCAAATGGGCaacttcaagaaattattttcacCTCTTCAAAGCATGGAAA gtTCATGTACCATTGTGCTCGCTCCAGCAAGTGGGGTGACTTGTTACCAGTTAAGGTTTCCGTAAATGAGTCCGAGGAATAA
- the LOC124164289 gene encoding microtubule-associated protein RP/EB family member 1 isoform X2, giving the protein MQAVNVYSTNVTSENLSRHDMLAWVNDCLQSNFGKIEELCTGAAYCQFMDMLFAGSINLKKVKFKTNLEHEYIQNFKILQASFKKMGVDKIVPIDRLVKGRFQDNFEFLQWFKKFFDANYSGLEYDALAMRNCETLGGGGASAPKGLKQSGLKKAIPTGNRDANSTFNCGTVPSAGNVATVTPMTRPASRSVPKSQANPRTTQMRTNQKGDNGRVEELAAELLDMKLTVEGLEKERDFYFGKLRDIEVMCQENEVQGGDNSLVTKILDILYATEDGFAAPEDDGDVVHQPNDEEEY; this is encoded by the exons ATGCAGGCTGTAAATGTTTATTCAACTAATGTCACATCAGAAAACCTGAGCAGGCATGATATGCTGGCCTGGGTTAATGATTGTTTGCAGTCAAACTTTGGAAAAATCGAAGAACTATGTACTGGTGCTGCATATTGCCAATTCATGGATATGCTATTTGCAG GAAGTATCAATCTGAAAAAGGTGAAATTCAAAACCAATCTGGAGCATGAATACATACAAAACTTTAAAATTCTCCAGGCTTCTTTCAAAAAGATGGGAGTTGACAAG ATAGTGCCAATTGACCGGCTGGTGAAAGGGCGTTTCCAAGACAACTTTGAGTTCCTTCAGTGGTTCAAGAAGTTCTTTGATGCCAACTACAGTGGATTGGAGTACGATGCACTGGCGATGCGAAACTGTGAGACTCTAGGGGGAGGTGGGGCATCTGCTCCCAAGGGCCTTAAGCAATCTGGTCTCAAGAAAGCAATACCTACAGGGAACAGGGATGCCAATTCAACCTTCAATTGTGGTACAGTTCCTTCTGCAGGAAATGTTGCCACTGTAACACCAATGACACGTCCAGCATCACGATCGG TTCCAAAGTCACAGGCAAATCCCAGAACTACCCAGATGAGAACAAACCAGAAAGGAGACAATGGAAGAGTGGAAGAATTAGCTGCTGAG CTGCTGGACATGAAGCTTACTGTTGAAGGCTTAGAAAAGGAAAGGGACTTTTATTTTGGCAAGCTGAGAGACATAGAAGTCATGTGCCAGGAGAATGAGGTGCAAGGAGGTGACAATTCATTGGTGACGAAGATTCTTGATATTCTTTATGCTACTGAA GATGGATTTGCTGCTCCTGAGGATGATGGGGATGTGGTGCACCAACCAAATGATGAAGAGGAGTACTGA
- the LOC124164289 gene encoding microtubule-associated protein RP/EB family member 1 isoform X1, with product MQAVNVYSTNVTSENLSRHDMLAWVNDCLQSNFGKIEELCTGAAYCQFMDMLFAGSINLKKVKFKTNLEHEYIQNFKILQASFKKMGVDKVIPVDKLIKGRFQDNFEFLQWFKKFFDANYDGRQYEAYECRGGLPLGQGAHQHLQASALPSATATRKPMPAAPPAYAPIQVPPTTVVQPVSLPPVARTAPLRQAVPKSQANPRTTQMRTNQKGDNGRVEELAAELLDMKLTVEGLEKERDFYFGKLRDIEVMCQENEVQGGDNSLVTKILDILYATEDGFAAPEDDGDVVHQPNDEEEY from the exons ATGCAGGCTGTAAATGTTTATTCAACTAATGTCACATCAGAAAACCTGAGCAGGCATGATATGCTGGCCTGGGTTAATGATTGTTTGCAGTCAAACTTTGGAAAAATCGAAGAACTATGTACTGGTGCTGCATATTGCCAATTCATGGATATGCTATTTGCAG GAAGTATCAATCTGAAAAAGGTGAAATTCAAAACCAATCTGGAGCATGAATACATACAAAACTTTAAAATTCTCCAGGCTTCTTTCAAAAAGATGGGAGTTGACAAG GTTATACCTGTGGACAAGCTGATCAAGGGGCGCTTCCAAGATAACTTTGAGTTCCTGCAATGGTTTAAGAAGTTCTTCGATGCCAACTATGATGGTCGGCAGTATGAAGCTTATGAATGTCGTGGGGGCCTTCCTCTGGGACAAGGTGCCCACCAGCATCTCCAGGCCTCGGCACTTCCATCAGCGACTGCAACCAGAAAGCCAATGCCAGCTGCTCCCCCGGCTTATGCACCTATTCAAGTGCCCCCTACTACTGTGGTGCAGCCCGTGTCCTTGCCTCCTGTGGCGCGAACTGCACCCCTAAGGCAGGCTG TTCCAAAGTCACAGGCAAATCCCAGAACTACCCAGATGAGAACAAACCAGAAAGGAGACAATGGAAGAGTGGAAGAATTAGCTGCTGAG CTGCTGGACATGAAGCTTACTGTTGAAGGCTTAGAAAAGGAAAGGGACTTTTATTTTGGCAAGCTGAGAGACATAGAAGTCATGTGCCAGGAGAATGAGGTGCAAGGAGGTGACAATTCATTGGTGACGAAGATTCTTGATATTCTTTATGCTACTGAA GATGGATTTGCTGCTCCTGAGGATGATGGGGATGTGGTGCACCAACCAAATGATGAAGAGGAGTACTGA